A region of Streptomyces sp. WMMC500 DNA encodes the following proteins:
- a CDS encoding lysophospholipid acyltransferase family protein gives MFYHLLKYLFIGPLLRLLFRPRIEGLEHIPQEGAAIVAGNHLSFADHFLMPVMLKRRITFLAKAEYFNGPGLKGRLTAGFFHSIGQIPVDRRGRKAAQAAIEEGLGVLAKGELLGIYPEGTRSHDGRLYKGRVGVAAMALRAGVPVIPCAMLGTREVQPPGQKIPSLGRVTIRFGEPLEFSRYEGMEDQKAVLRAVTDEIMYAILGMSNQEYVDRYAPDVKAEQEAARKNPPAAA, from the coding sequence TTGTTCTACCACCTGCTGAAGTACCTGTTCATCGGGCCGCTGCTGCGGCTGCTCTTCCGGCCCCGCATCGAGGGCCTGGAGCACATACCGCAGGAGGGGGCGGCGATCGTCGCGGGCAACCACCTGTCGTTCGCCGACCACTTCCTCATGCCGGTGATGCTGAAGCGGCGCATCACGTTCCTCGCCAAGGCCGAGTACTTCAACGGCCCCGGCCTCAAGGGGCGGCTGACCGCCGGGTTCTTCCACAGCATCGGCCAGATCCCGGTCGACCGCCGGGGCCGCAAGGCCGCGCAGGCGGCCATCGAGGAGGGCCTGGGCGTGCTCGCCAAGGGCGAGCTGCTGGGCATCTACCCGGAGGGCACGCGCTCGCACGACGGGCGCCTGTACAAGGGCCGGGTCGGGGTGGCGGCGATGGCGCTGCGGGCGGGCGTGCCGGTCATCCCGTGCGCGATGCTCGGCACCCGCGAAGTCCAGCCGCCCGGCCAGAAGATCCCCAGCCTCGGCCGGGTCACGATCCGCTTCGGCGAGCCGCTGGAGTTCTCCCGGTACGAGGGGATGGAGGACCAGAAGGCCGTGCTGCGGGCCGTCACCGACGAGATCATGTACGCCATCCTCGGCATGTCGAACCAGGAGTACGTCGACCGGTACGCGCCCGACGTCAAGGCCGAGCAGGAGGCCGCGAGGAAGAACCCGCCCGCGGCGGCCTGA